In Legionella spiritensis, the following proteins share a genomic window:
- the mreC gene encoding rod shape-determining protein MreC, translated as MISSQPNNSNNKLFAKGKHRTVSYMFALALSICLMFSDYHYHYLDSVRSGFSFLVSPVQYLVDYPVRIIGWVQSLVSSKTFLINENMELRYQQTMLEAELQKLMIIKEENSQLKELLLTSSKAGMKAMAAQILAVDTSVSRQLVILNKGKRDGVYTGQPVLDAKGVMGQIIDVGYMTSTVLLISDGKCAVPVRNNRTGERAILVGTNNLDQLSLINLPKTSSTRKGDLLVTSGLGRLYPEGYPVGRVEKVTSVSGEAFIKVDVNPVALLNRSRLVLLIWPDKEQAMLTAQINERRRVLGVPT; from the coding sequence GTGATTTCCTCTCAACCGAATAATTCAAATAACAAGCTTTTTGCCAAGGGCAAGCATAGAACCGTCTCGTATATGTTTGCTCTCGCGCTGTCTATTTGCCTGATGTTTTCCGATTATCATTATCATTATCTCGATAGTGTGCGCAGTGGTTTTTCATTTCTCGTATCCCCCGTGCAATACCTGGTTGACTATCCGGTGCGGATTATAGGATGGGTGCAATCTTTAGTCAGTTCCAAAACTTTTTTGATAAACGAAAATATGGAATTGCGTTATCAGCAAACCATGCTCGAGGCCGAGTTGCAAAAATTGATGATTATCAAAGAGGAAAACTCCCAGCTGAAGGAATTGCTGCTCACTTCATCCAAGGCGGGAATGAAAGCTATGGCGGCGCAAATACTGGCGGTAGATACCAGCGTTTCCCGCCAACTGGTTATTTTGAACAAGGGAAAACGTGACGGGGTTTATACCGGTCAGCCGGTGCTTGACGCCAAAGGTGTGATGGGGCAAATCATTGACGTTGGCTATATGACCAGCACCGTATTGCTAATATCTGACGGCAAGTGTGCTGTGCCGGTAAGAAATAACCGCACAGGTGAGCGGGCCATACTGGTAGGAACTAATAATCTGGATCAATTGTCTTTAATTAATTTGCCAAAAACATCATCGACTCGCAAAGGCGATTTACTGGTAACGTCCGGATTGGGTCGTCTATATCCTGAAGGATATCCTGTCGGGCGTGTGGAGAAAGTGACCAGCGTGTCGGGTGAAGCGTTTATCAAGGTCGATGTAAATCCCGTCGCCCTGTTAAACCGTAGCCGCCTGGTGTTACTCATCTGGCCGGATAAGGAACAAGCCATGTTAACCGCACAGATCAATGAGCGAAGGAGAGTACTGGGAGTTCCGACATGA
- the clpA gene encoding ATP-dependent Clp protease ATP-binding subunit ClpA — translation MLNKELEFTLNLAFKEAKEKRHEFMTVEHLLLSLLDNPAAGNVLQACDANIDSLRRDLIEFIDETTPRIPEDEIDRETQPTLGFQRVLQRAVFHVQSAGKTEVTGANVLAAIFSEQESQAVYFLRRENITRLDVINYISHGVSKYHNNEMNDGMNSGMDEDMMACEGNESPLESYCMNLNKRARMGKIDPLIGRHEEIQRTIQVLCRRRKNNPLLVGEAGVGKTAIAEGLARRIVDGEIPESIQNCVVYSLDLGALLAGTKYRGDFEKRLKAVLKQLGSQEGAVLFIDEIHTIIGAGAASGGVMDASNLIKPLLANGELKCIGSTTYQEYRGIFEKDRALARRFQKIDIKEPTVDETFEILKGLKGRLEEHHGVKFSIPALKAAAELSAKYINDRFLPDKAIDVVDEAGAYQNLLTANKRRKIISVAEIESVVAKIARIPVKKVSAQDKDTLKNLERDLKLLVYGQDDAITALASAIKLARSGLREPQKPVGCFLFAGPTGVGKTEVTKQLANVLGIELLRFDMSEYMEKHTVSRLIGAPPGYVGYDQGGLLTEAVTKNPHSVLLLDEIEKAHPDVFNLLLQIMDHGTLTDTNGRQADFRHVILVMTSNAGASEITRNSIGFSLQDNSNDSLEVIKRQFSPEFRNRLDAIINFAPLDTMTIGLVVDKFIMELDEQLSNKGVTFKVDQAARDWLVEHGYDKSMGARPMARLIQENVKKPLADELLFGKLVNGGHVTLKVKDGKLHFESHDYREGVC, via the coding sequence ATGTTAAACAAAGAACTTGAATTCACCTTAAATCTGGCTTTTAAGGAAGCGAAAGAGAAACGTCATGAATTTATGACGGTTGAGCATTTGCTCCTTTCATTGCTCGATAATCCGGCGGCCGGCAACGTGTTGCAGGCCTGTGACGCCAATATTGATTCCTTGCGTCGTGATCTGATTGAATTCATTGATGAAACAACACCAAGAATTCCTGAAGACGAGATTGATCGGGAAACCCAGCCTACCCTGGGCTTTCAGCGAGTATTACAACGCGCGGTATTCCACGTTCAGTCCGCGGGAAAAACGGAAGTTACCGGTGCTAATGTACTGGCGGCCATATTCAGTGAACAGGAAAGTCAGGCCGTTTATTTCTTAAGAAGAGAAAATATTACCCGTCTCGACGTCATTAATTATATTTCTCATGGCGTATCCAAATACCACAATAATGAAATGAATGACGGTATGAATTCCGGTATGGACGAAGATATGATGGCTTGTGAGGGGAACGAATCGCCGCTTGAAAGCTATTGCATGAATTTAAACAAACGGGCCAGGATGGGAAAAATCGATCCATTGATTGGCCGCCATGAAGAAATCCAGCGAACCATACAGGTTTTGTGTCGACGACGTAAAAACAATCCTTTGCTTGTTGGTGAGGCGGGAGTCGGTAAGACAGCTATAGCAGAAGGTCTGGCAAGACGTATTGTGGATGGGGAAATTCCCGAGTCCATTCAGAATTGCGTGGTTTATTCCCTGGATCTTGGGGCGCTGCTGGCCGGTACCAAATACCGTGGCGACTTTGAAAAACGTTTGAAAGCGGTTCTCAAACAATTAGGCAGCCAGGAAGGCGCGGTATTGTTTATTGACGAAATTCACACCATTATAGGTGCGGGCGCCGCTTCCGGTGGCGTTATGGATGCGTCCAACCTGATTAAACCGCTGCTGGCGAACGGGGAACTAAAATGTATCGGTTCCACCACGTATCAGGAATACCGGGGGATCTTTGAAAAAGACAGGGCGCTTGCCCGTCGTTTCCAGAAAATTGATATTAAAGAACCGACCGTGGACGAAACATTTGAAATTCTCAAGGGTCTTAAAGGCCGGCTTGAAGAGCACCATGGTGTCAAATTTTCCATTCCTGCTTTAAAAGCGGCTGCCGAGCTGTCCGCAAAATACATCAACGATCGTTTTCTGCCCGACAAAGCCATTGATGTCGTTGATGAGGCAGGCGCCTATCAGAACCTGCTTACAGCGAACAAGCGTAGAAAAATCATCAGCGTGGCTGAAATAGAAAGTGTTGTTGCTAAAATTGCCCGCATACCGGTGAAGAAAGTGTCAGCACAAGACAAGGATACCTTGAAAAATCTGGAGCGGGATCTGAAATTGCTGGTTTATGGCCAGGATGATGCGATAACCGCCCTGGCTTCCGCCATCAAACTGGCTCGTTCCGGTTTACGTGAGCCGCAAAAACCGGTTGGATGTTTTCTGTTCGCAGGCCCTACTGGAGTCGGAAAAACGGAAGTGACCAAACAGCTAGCCAATGTTCTTGGTATTGAGTTGCTTCGTTTTGATATGTCCGAATACATGGAAAAACATACCGTATCCCGATTAATCGGTGCGCCTCCCGGCTACGTCGGTTACGATCAGGGGGGGTTATTGACCGAGGCGGTTACCAAAAACCCGCATTCCGTGCTATTGCTTGATGAAATTGAGAAGGCGCATCCGGATGTCTTTAATCTCCTGTTACAGATTATGGATCACGGTACTTTGACCGACACCAACGGCCGCCAGGCTGATTTCAGGCATGTGATTCTGGTGATGACCAGTAACGCCGGCGCCAGTGAGATCACCAGAAATTCCATTGGTTTTTCCCTGCAGGACAACAGTAACGACAGTCTCGAAGTCATCAAACGTCAATTCAGTCCGGAATTTAGAAACAGACTGGACGCGATTATTAATTTCGCGCCGCTCGATACCATGACTATCGGACTGGTTGTGGACAAGTTTATTATGGAGCTGGATGAACAGTTGAGTAATAAAGGTGTTACGTTCAAAGTCGATCAAGCGGCACGTGACTGGTTAGTCGAACACGGTTATGATAAATCCATGGGTGCTCGACCAATGGCCAGATTAATCCAGGAAAATGTCAAGAAACCGCTGGCCGATGAACTGCTGTTTGGTAAACTGGTAAATGGCGGCCATGTCACATTGAAAGTAAAAGACGGCAAACTGCACTTTGAAAGCCACGATTATCGGGAAGGAGTCTGTTAA
- a CDS encoding pseudouridine synthase: MSSSKLLLFNKPYGVVCQFSGEGHEQTLADFIKMPGFYPAGRLDKNSEGLLLLTDDGRLQHQLSHPRFNKLKYYWVQIEGIPETKNLLPLQQGLITNNVRYLPAKVRIINEPPVWPRTPPVRFRKTVPTSWLEIILGEGKNHQIRKMTAAIHFPTLRLIRHRIADWSLQDLKPGEYKIVTA; this comes from the coding sequence ATGAGTTCAAGCAAGCTGTTACTTTTCAACAAGCCCTATGGCGTCGTCTGTCAGTTCAGCGGTGAAGGCCATGAGCAAACCCTGGCGGATTTTATAAAAATGCCCGGATTTTACCCGGCAGGACGCCTGGACAAAAACAGTGAGGGATTATTGCTGTTGACGGACGACGGTCGTTTGCAGCATCAGTTAAGTCATCCCCGCTTCAATAAGTTAAAATATTATTGGGTGCAAATAGAAGGTATTCCGGAAACAAAAAATCTGCTTCCCTTGCAACAGGGATTGATTACAAATAACGTGCGTTATCTGCCGGCTAAAGTACGAATAATCAATGAGCCGCCGGTATGGCCAAGAACGCCTCCTGTTCGATTTCGAAAAACCGTACCCACTTCCTGGCTCGAAATCATCCTTGGAGAGGGGAAAAATCACCAGATCCGAAAAATGACGGCAGCCATCCACTTCCCGACCTTGCGATTAATTCGCCATCGCATTGCAGACTGGTCGCTGCAAGACTTAAAACCGGGGGAGTATAAAATAGTCACCGCCTGA
- a CDS encoding undecaprenyldiphospho-muramoylpentapeptide beta-N-acetylglucosaminyltransferase, whose amino-acid sequence MNAKLVLTGGGTAGHVTPNLALIEHLQSQDWTIDYIGSAMGVEQTIVASTGVPFHAISAGKLRRYFSWNNFLDPFKVLLGIFQAFRLLRRLETDVVFSKGGFVAFPVVVAAWLNRIPVVAHESDISPGLANRLGFPFVNKICVTFAIAKKHFRNQDKVAITGTPIRQQLFQGDRQRGLERCGFQGDKPCLMVIGGSMGANAINQAVREALPVLTAQFQVIHLCGKGKTDPALAGKSDYFQLEYATDELADLFAASDLVISRAGANALYEILALQKPHILIPLSAKVSRGDQIQNAEYFREQGISVVIPEEELTATSLLNAIEDVNARRDEIMTRINSLNIESAVLKIVSIIKEQLHAESPEAV is encoded by the coding sequence ATGAATGCAAAACTGGTATTGACTGGCGGTGGAACGGCAGGGCATGTGACCCCCAATCTGGCGTTGATTGAGCACTTGCAATCGCAGGACTGGACGATTGATTACATCGGCTCGGCAATGGGTGTTGAACAAACGATTGTCGCATCGACAGGTGTTCCATTCCACGCCATCAGTGCCGGAAAATTACGGCGCTATTTCAGCTGGAATAATTTTCTGGATCCGTTTAAGGTTCTCCTTGGTATTTTTCAGGCTTTTCGTCTGCTTCGCCGTCTGGAAACGGACGTTGTTTTTTCCAAGGGAGGATTTGTTGCCTTCCCTGTTGTTGTGGCGGCATGGCTGAACCGGATTCCGGTGGTGGCGCATGAGTCGGATATTAGTCCCGGACTGGCCAACCGGTTGGGTTTTCCCTTTGTCAATAAAATCTGTGTGACGTTCGCCATAGCGAAAAAGCACTTCAGGAATCAGGATAAAGTGGCAATTACCGGAACGCCTATCCGTCAGCAACTGTTTCAGGGAGACAGGCAACGCGGTCTTGAACGTTGCGGTTTTCAAGGTGACAAGCCCTGTCTTATGGTGATTGGCGGCAGTATGGGGGCTAACGCGATCAATCAGGCTGTCCGGGAAGCGTTACCGGTTTTAACAGCCCAATTCCAGGTTATTCACTTATGCGGCAAGGGCAAAACGGATCCCGCCCTGGCCGGGAAATCCGATTATTTTCAACTGGAGTACGCCACGGATGAACTGGCGGATCTGTTTGCGGCCAGTGATTTGGTCATTTCACGGGCTGGAGCTAATGCGCTGTATGAAATCCTTGCCTTGCAGAAACCACATATTCTCATTCCCCTTTCTGCGAAAGTCAGTCGTGGTGATCAGATCCAGAACGCTGAATATTTTCGTGAGCAGGGTATCAGCGTGGTTATTCCTGAAGAAGAATTAACGGCAACCAGCCTGTTAAACGCGATTGAAGACGTCAATGCAAGACGTGATGAGATTATGACCCGGATAAATTCATTAAATATTGAATCGGCGGTTCTGAAAATAGTAAGTATTATCAAGGAGCAATTGCATGCTGAATCCCCGGAAGCTGTCTGA
- the clpS gene encoding ATP-dependent Clp protease adapter ClpS: MGGQFLEEIVERRKLEVEAEPAIKQPKKYKVILLNDDYTPMEFVVDVLKRFFHLSEQLATQVMLQVHFVGRGVCGVFTRDIAETKVAQVNDYARANEHPLLCDMEPE, encoded by the coding sequence ATGGGTGGGCAGTTTTTAGAGGAAATTGTTGAACGCAGGAAATTGGAAGTAGAAGCGGAACCTGCGATTAAACAGCCTAAAAAATATAAAGTCATCCTGCTCAATGACGATTATACGCCTATGGAATTTGTAGTGGATGTGTTGAAGCGGTTTTTTCATTTGAGTGAGCAACTAGCTACCCAGGTGATGTTGCAAGTTCATTTTGTTGGAAGGGGTGTTTGTGGCGTGTTTACGAGAGATATCGCGGAAACCAAGGTGGCTCAGGTTAACGATTACGCCCGAGCGAACGAACACCCGCTGTTGTGCGACATGGAACCCGAATAA
- a CDS encoding rod shape-determining protein: MLRKLRGVFSNDLSIDLGTANTLIYVRDRGIVLNEPSVVAIRNESGQKRVAAVGLEAKRMLGRTPGNINAIRPMKDGVIADFSVTERMLQHFIHKVHENRFLRPSPRVLVCVPCGSTQVERRAIRESAMGAGAREVFLIEEPMAAALGSGMPVEEASGSMVVDIGGGTTEVAIISLSGIVYHQSVRIGGDKFDDAIVSYVRRNYGTLIGETTAERIKHEIGSAFPSRDLFEIEVRGRNLAEGVPRSFTLTSAEILEALQEPLSGIVGAVRAALELAPPELAADIAERGMVLTGGGALLKNMDTLLMEETGLPVLVAEDPLTCVARGGGKALETMDLRGGDFLSTE; this comes from the coding sequence ATGTTAAGGAAATTAAGGGGCGTTTTTTCCAATGATTTATCCATTGATTTGGGTACGGCCAATACACTTATTTATGTAAGGGACAGGGGGATTGTCTTAAATGAGCCTTCTGTGGTTGCCATCAGAAATGAATCCGGACAAAAACGTGTTGCTGCGGTAGGGCTTGAAGCCAAACGCATGCTAGGAAGGACTCCCGGCAACATCAATGCCATCAGGCCGATGAAAGACGGCGTGATTGCTGATTTTTCAGTGACGGAGAGAATGTTGCAGCATTTTATTCATAAAGTGCATGAAAACCGTTTTCTACGTCCCAGTCCCAGGGTATTGGTTTGTGTGCCATGTGGTTCCACCCAGGTGGAGCGGCGTGCCATTCGCGAATCGGCAATGGGCGCGGGAGCTCGTGAAGTCTTTCTGATTGAAGAACCCATGGCGGCCGCCCTGGGATCCGGGATGCCGGTTGAGGAAGCCAGTGGTTCCATGGTGGTTGATATTGGTGGCGGCACGACGGAAGTGGCCATTATTTCCCTGAGCGGTATCGTGTACCATCAATCCGTTCGCATTGGCGGTGATAAATTTGATGATGCCATCGTGTCTTACGTTCGTCGCAATTATGGCACATTGATTGGTGAGACTACGGCCGAACGCATCAAACATGAAATTGGTTCTGCCTTTCCGAGTCGTGATCTTTTTGAAATCGAGGTCAGAGGCCGGAATCTGGCTGAAGGCGTGCCGCGAAGCTTTACCTTGACCAGCGCGGAAATACTTGAAGCCTTGCAGGAACCATTGTCAGGTATAGTAGGTGCGGTAAGAGCGGCTCTGGAACTGGCGCCGCCTGAATTAGCCGCTGATATTGCCGAGCGCGGTATGGTATTGACCGGCGGCGGAGCGTTGTTAAAAAATATGGACACCTTATTGATGGAGGAAACTGGTCTACCGGTGCTGGTGGCAGAAGATCCTTTAACCTGCGTAGCGCGAGGTGGTGGCAAGGCGTTGGAAACAATGGATTTACGTGGCGGTGATTTCCTCTCAACCGAATAA
- a CDS encoding ComEA family DNA-binding protein, with amino-acid sequence MKANVFAVVLSCLLLALPVHAVTHQEPSQTGKISASAKINLNQADAKTLTHSIKSIGKKRAEAIVKYREAHHDFKSLDELSHVPGLGKSFVNRLRAELERVFTLQ; translated from the coding sequence ATGAAAGCAAATGTATTTGCCGTTGTATTATCATGTCTGTTATTGGCATTGCCCGTACATGCGGTGACTCATCAGGAACCCTCCCAGACCGGGAAAATTAGTGCTTCGGCGAAAATCAACCTCAATCAGGCGGATGCTAAAACACTCACTCACTCCATTAAAAGTATAGGTAAAAAGCGGGCGGAAGCCATCGTTAAATATCGTGAAGCACATCATGATTTCAAATCACTGGATGAACTGAGCCACGTGCCTGGGCTTGGCAAGTCATTCGTCAATCGGCTCCGTGCGGAACTGGAGCGGGTCTTTACACTCCAGTAA
- a CDS encoding M20 family metallopeptidase, with the protein MLNPRKLSEDIEQYWQQDILPSLMEYIRIPNKSPHFDKRWQEHGFMEQAVSHVSAWCEHHAPAGMLHEVIRLPGRTPLLFMEIPGASDETVLLYGHLDKQPEMSGWQEGLGPWEPVIRDGKLYGRGGADDGYAAYASLTAINMLQKHGLPHARCVVIIEACEESGSYDLPYYIDALKDRIGKPSLVICLDSGAGNYEQLWMTTSLRGNVVGELTVELIEEGVHSGSASGVVADSFRVARELLGRLEDERTGDIKLPGLYCDIPQERVEQAVQCADILGEAIYTSFPFHEGVMPVSMEKSELILNRTWRPALTITGAAGLPSIADAGNVMRPKTALKLSMRIPPLVCPEKASEAMKRCLTQQPPYQAKVDFRIDDGATGWHAPLLATWLAKAVDDASMIFYNKPAAYMGEGGTIPFMGMLGEKFPDAQFMITGVLGPHSNAHGPNEFLHLDMVKKLTACVTYVLHQHYLNRDKTRN; encoded by the coding sequence ATGCTGAATCCCCGGAAGCTGTCTGAAGACATTGAACAATACTGGCAACAGGACATTTTGCCAAGTCTGATGGAATACATCAGGATCCCCAACAAATCCCCCCACTTTGATAAGCGTTGGCAAGAACATGGTTTTATGGAACAGGCGGTTTCACACGTCAGTGCCTGGTGCGAACATCATGCGCCGGCTGGTATGCTTCACGAGGTGATTCGTTTACCAGGAAGAACACCGCTTTTGTTTATGGAGATTCCCGGAGCCTCGGATGAAACCGTTCTGCTTTATGGCCACCTGGACAAACAGCCCGAAATGAGTGGATGGCAGGAAGGATTGGGTCCCTGGGAGCCTGTTATTCGTGACGGGAAACTGTATGGCCGCGGAGGTGCGGATGACGGGTATGCCGCCTATGCTTCCCTAACGGCCATTAATATGCTGCAAAAGCATGGTTTGCCGCATGCTCGCTGTGTCGTTATTATTGAAGCCTGTGAAGAAAGCGGCAGTTATGATCTTCCCTATTATATTGATGCCTTGAAAGATCGTATCGGAAAACCTTCTTTGGTGATATGCCTGGATTCCGGAGCCGGAAATTATGAACAACTCTGGATGACCACGTCCTTGCGGGGGAATGTGGTTGGTGAATTGACCGTGGAATTAATAGAGGAAGGGGTGCATTCCGGTAGTGCCAGCGGTGTCGTCGCTGACAGTTTTCGCGTGGCGCGGGAATTGCTGGGTCGTCTGGAGGACGAACGCACGGGTGACATCAAACTGCCCGGACTTTATTGTGATATTCCACAAGAACGGGTTGAACAGGCTGTCCAGTGTGCGGATATTCTGGGAGAGGCCATTTATACCAGTTTTCCATTCCATGAAGGAGTGATGCCGGTGAGTATGGAAAAATCCGAATTAATTCTGAATCGTACATGGCGGCCTGCCTTAACCATCACCGGTGCCGCGGGATTGCCGTCCATAGCCGATGCCGGAAACGTCATGCGCCCAAAAACGGCACTAAAATTATCCATGCGGATCCCTCCTCTGGTTTGCCCTGAAAAAGCATCCGAGGCTATGAAACGATGTCTGACACAACAACCGCCTTATCAGGCGAAAGTCGATTTTCGTATTGATGACGGGGCAACGGGGTGGCATGCTCCGCTTTTGGCAACGTGGCTGGCAAAAGCGGTTGATGATGCATCCATGATTTTTTACAACAAACCGGCCGCGTATATGGGTGAGGGTGGTACGATACCTTTCATGGGGATGCTGGGTGAAAAATTCCCGGACGCCCAATTTATGATCACTGGTGTTTTAGGCCCCCATTCCAATGCCCATGGGCCTAATGAATTTTTACATCTGGACATGGTGAAGAAATTAACCGCATGTGTAACCTATGTTTTGCACCAGCATTATCTTAACCGGGATAAAACCCGCAATTAA
- the icd gene encoding NADP-dependent isocitrate dehydrogenase, producing the protein MLLLPTLIKTELSMTFDKINVPEQGKTISVASDLSLNVPDCPVIPYIEGDGIGVDVTPAMLRVVDAAVAKAYNDRKKISWMEIYAGEKATRVYGKDQWLPKETMDAMKQFVVAIKGPLTTPVGGGIRSLNVAIRQELDLYTCLRPVRYFTGTPSPVKEPWKVDMVIFRENSEDIYAGIEWQANTPEAQKVIHFLQEEMGVKKIRFPENCGIGVKPVSKEGTTRLVKAAIQYAIDNERDSVTLVHKGNIMKFTEGAFKDWGYQVARDTFGAREYQGGPWMEVTNPKTGKPIIIKDVIADAFLQQILLRPEEYSVIATLNLNGDYISDALAAQVGGIGIAPGANMSDDVAVFEATHGTAPKYAGQDKVNPGSLILSAEMMLRHMGWTEAADLIIKGMEGAIEAKTVTYDLERLMSGATRVSCSGFADAVINHM; encoded by the coding sequence ATGCTATTATTACCGACTCTAATCAAGACGGAGTTGTCCATGACTTTTGATAAAATTAATGTTCCCGAGCAAGGAAAAACAATCAGCGTAGCTTCCGATCTTTCACTCAATGTGCCTGATTGTCCGGTAATTCCATATATTGAAGGGGACGGTATTGGCGTTGATGTGACGCCGGCTATGTTACGTGTCGTTGACGCCGCGGTGGCCAAGGCTTATAACGACAGGAAAAAAATTTCCTGGATGGAAATTTATGCCGGTGAAAAAGCAACCCGGGTATATGGCAAAGACCAATGGTTACCGAAAGAAACCATGGACGCCATGAAACAATTTGTCGTCGCCATCAAAGGTCCTTTGACAACACCGGTTGGCGGGGGGATTCGCTCATTAAATGTTGCGATTCGCCAGGAACTTGATCTGTACACCTGTCTTCGTCCTGTAAGATATTTTACCGGCACGCCCAGTCCGGTTAAGGAACCATGGAAAGTTGATATGGTTATATTCAGGGAAAACTCCGAAGATATTTATGCTGGTATCGAATGGCAGGCCAATACGCCTGAAGCACAAAAAGTGATTCATTTTCTGCAAGAAGAAATGGGAGTGAAAAAAATCCGTTTTCCCGAGAATTGCGGCATAGGCGTGAAACCGGTCTCCAAAGAAGGAACAACCCGTCTGGTCAAAGCAGCTATACAATATGCGATTGACAATGAGCGTGATTCAGTGACCCTGGTGCATAAAGGGAATATTATGAAATTTACCGAGGGCGCGTTTAAGGACTGGGGCTATCAGGTTGCTCGTGATACGTTTGGCGCCAGGGAATATCAGGGTGGGCCCTGGATGGAAGTAACAAACCCCAAAACAGGAAAACCCATTATTATCAAAGACGTGATCGCGGATGCTTTTTTACAACAAATACTGTTGCGACCCGAAGAATACAGTGTGATTGCCACATTGAATCTGAACGGTGATTATATCTCAGACGCATTGGCTGCTCAGGTTGGGGGTATTGGTATAGCTCCGGGCGCCAACATGAGTGATGATGTTGCCGTATTTGAAGCGACGCATGGCACAGCACCCAAATACGCGGGGCAGGACAAGGTGAATCCGGGGTCATTGATTCTCTCCGCTGAAATGATGCTTCGCCACATGGGCTGGACTGAAGCGGCGGATTTGATTATCAAGGGAATGGAAGGAGCCATCGAAGCCAAAACCGTCACGTATGATCTGGAGCGCTTAATGAGCGGCGCAACGCGCGTGAGTTGTTCAGGTTTCGCAGACGCGGTTATTAATCATATGTAA
- the mreD gene encoding rod shape-determining protein MreD: MSLVKWRLVLVLLAALTLTIMPLPELFVSIRPPWVLLVILYLQFYMPDYFKVFLLFFLGLILDTLLSSVIGEHVFALCLISWLANSKARRFYVFPIGQQMTLIGILCAFYQMIVLLIDAFLGYHVSFFSVLGTGLLSVLFWPWIRLALEETLLMNNHTKT, encoded by the coding sequence ATGAGCCTGGTGAAATGGCGTTTGGTTCTGGTTCTTCTTGCGGCGCTGACTCTGACCATCATGCCGTTGCCAGAGTTATTTGTCAGTATCAGGCCTCCCTGGGTATTGCTGGTTATTTTATATTTGCAGTTTTACATGCCGGATTATTTTAAAGTGTTTCTGCTTTTTTTCCTTGGGCTGATACTGGATACCCTATTGTCCTCCGTGATTGGAGAGCATGTTTTTGCTCTTTGTCTGATCAGCTGGTTGGCCAACAGCAAGGCCAGACGTTTTTATGTGTTTCCGATTGGGCAGCAAATGACTCTAATTGGAATTCTTTGTGCTTTTTACCAGATGATTGTGTTATTGATCGATGCGTTTCTGGGCTATCACGTAAGTTTTTTCAGTGTGCTTGGAACCGGATTATTGAGTGTTTTGTTCTGGCCCTGGATAAGGTTGGCGCTGGAGGAAACCTTGCTTATGAATAACCATACTAAAACCTGA
- the nadC gene encoding carboxylating nicotinate-nucleotide diphosphorylase has product MMEPRPDIIADVARALSEDVGEGDVTALLLPPEQRISAEIISREPMLVCGKPWVDEVFAQINPDIGVHWLVKEGEWLAEPTTLCRVQGCGKDILTAERTALNFLQTLSATATKTHFFLEQVAGTGTRLLDTRKTIPGLRRAQKYAVAIAGGSNHRFGLYDAYLIKENHIKACGSITDAVRLAKETHPKLHVEVEVETTDELKEALHARPDRVLLDNFSLPQLQEAVAINKAYRCQLEASGGVTLANIRDIARTGVDFISVGELTKSIRAIDLSLLIREVQ; this is encoded by the coding sequence ATGATGGAGCCGCGCCCGGATATCATCGCCGATGTGGCTCGCGCTCTGTCAGAGGATGTTGGCGAAGGCGATGTCACGGCCTTACTGCTGCCTCCCGAACAACGAATTTCAGCGGAGATTATTTCGCGGGAACCCATGCTGGTCTGCGGAAAACCCTGGGTGGACGAAGTGTTTGCGCAGATCAATCCCGATATCGGCGTGCACTGGCTGGTGAAAGAGGGTGAATGGCTTGCCGAGCCGACTACCTTGTGCCGGGTTCAGGGGTGTGGCAAGGATATACTAACCGCAGAGCGTACCGCATTGAATTTTTTGCAAACCTTATCGGCCACAGCGACCAAAACGCATTTTTTTCTGGAGCAGGTTGCCGGAACCGGTACCCGACTGCTTGATACGCGTAAAACAATACCCGGTTTGAGGCGCGCCCAGAAATATGCCGTTGCCATCGCCGGTGGAAGTAATCATCGTTTTGGTTTGTACGATGCTTATTTAATTAAGGAAAATCATATCAAGGCTTGCGGCTCAATTACCGATGCCGTGCGACTGGCGAAAGAAACGCATCCAAAATTGCATGTCGAGGTTGAGGTTGAAACCACAGATGAGCTAAAGGAAGCTTTACATGCCAGGCCGGATCGTGTTCTTCTGGATAATTTTTCCCTGCCGCAATTGCAGGAAGCGGTAGCGATAAACAAGGCTTATCGCTGTCAGCTGGAGGCGTCGGGAGGCGTGACTCTGGCGAATATCAGGGACATTGCACGGACCGGGGTGGATTTTATCTCCGTTGGGGAATTAACCAAATCCATCCGTGCCATTGATTTAAGTTTACTAATCAGGGAAGTGCAATGA